The Stygiolobus azoricus genome window below encodes:
- a CDS encoding acetate--CoA ligase family protein, giving the protein MTLDALFKPKSIAVIGASRHKEKVGNVVFRNLLAIYHGKLYPVNTKAEDVEGVKAFKSVKEIPDPIDLVVITVPREAVPTVMEEAVEKQVKAAIVITAGFKEVGEEKLENEVISIARKGSIRVLGPNTFGIITPELNATFAYSDVKRGNIALVVQSGGLGVYMLNWAQKNRIGISYMVSLGNQADIKEYEVLEYLSHDAETKAIFVYLEGVSDGNAFLETLPEVTKRKPVVFLKGGTTSNGAAAAKTHTGSLAGSFEVFKAAVRIGGGILVENLHDLLNLAKLLMYSEPIRDQILVITNSGGHGVLTSDEIEKNGLKLVEIPSWMQEELRKALPPTSMPKNPLDLTGDANRDRYLSALKIVSNLDCTKLVIVQALPMVSCSDVARVITSFKGKGIIGITMGLDEDYALKILESAGIPAYTFPEDAVKAIRYLVKKPEPRKKIRIAQPIEAAVELTKGKTTLRDYEALKLMEIYGIRTPKWGIAESEDEAQRIADNIGYPVVMKISPDQPIHKTELKGVVVNVEKDQVKEVYKQLSKQTKRVLIQEQLSGLEIFVGGLKDPVFGHVVLVGSGGIYVDVLKNVSYALSPVYEDEAQELLQESKIHDMLHARKRGYDEGSLIRTVITVSRMIVDLDIKEMDINPLFVNERGAFATDVRIVLR; this is encoded by the coding sequence ATGACATTAGATGCTCTGTTTAAACCCAAGAGTATAGCTGTTATAGGAGCTTCGAGGCACAAAGAAAAGGTAGGAAACGTTGTTTTCAGAAACTTACTCGCAATATATCACGGCAAATTATATCCAGTAAACACAAAGGCTGAGGACGTTGAAGGAGTAAAGGCTTTTAAAAGCGTAAAAGAGATCCCAGACCCGATAGATCTAGTAGTAATTACAGTCCCCCGAGAAGCAGTACCGACTGTAATGGAAGAAGCAGTAGAAAAACAAGTCAAGGCTGCTATAGTGATAACTGCAGGGTTTAAGGAGGTTGGAGAGGAAAAACTGGAGAACGAGGTTATCAGTATAGCCAGAAAAGGTAGTATTAGGGTATTAGGGCCTAATACCTTTGGAATTATTACTCCAGAGTTAAACGCCACTTTCGCCTACTCTGATGTCAAGAGAGGGAATATCGCACTAGTGGTTCAGAGCGGTGGGCTAGGTGTTTACATGTTAAATTGGGCTCAGAAAAACAGAATAGGCATAAGTTATATGGTGAGTTTAGGAAACCAGGCAGATATAAAGGAGTATGAGGTGTTGGAATACTTATCACATGACGCCGAAACTAAAGCAATATTCGTGTATTTAGAAGGAGTATCAGACGGAAACGCTTTCTTAGAGACCCTCCCTGAAGTAACTAAGAGAAAACCAGTAGTATTCCTGAAAGGAGGAACTACATCTAACGGTGCAGCAGCTGCTAAAACCCATACCGGCTCTTTGGCTGGATCATTTGAGGTTTTCAAAGCCGCCGTGAGGATTGGTGGAGGAATTTTAGTTGAAAACCTCCATGACCTATTAAACCTAGCCAAGCTACTAATGTACTCCGAACCTATAAGAGATCAAATATTAGTGATCACTAATTCAGGAGGACATGGCGTATTAACGTCTGACGAAATTGAAAAGAACGGATTGAAGTTAGTCGAAATACCATCATGGATGCAGGAGGAATTAAGGAAAGCCTTACCTCCTACCTCCATGCCTAAGAATCCTTTAGATTTAACCGGAGATGCTAACAGAGACAGATACTTATCTGCACTAAAAATTGTCTCTAACTTAGACTGCACTAAACTAGTAATAGTCCAAGCCTTACCAATGGTAAGTTGTTCCGACGTAGCCAGGGTTATTACATCTTTCAAGGGAAAGGGAATTATCGGAATAACCATGGGTCTCGATGAGGACTATGCACTTAAAATACTCGAGAGCGCTGGGATACCAGCTTATACTTTCCCAGAAGATGCTGTTAAGGCAATAAGGTATCTCGTTAAAAAACCCGAGCCTAGAAAGAAAATAAGAATAGCACAGCCCATTGAGGCTGCTGTTGAACTCACTAAAGGAAAAACCACTTTACGTGATTATGAAGCTTTAAAATTGATGGAAATTTACGGTATTAGAACACCTAAGTGGGGTATAGCAGAGAGCGAGGATGAAGCTCAGAGAATTGCAGACAACATAGGTTACCCAGTTGTTATGAAGATCTCTCCTGACCAGCCGATTCATAAAACGGAGTTGAAGGGAGTAGTTGTAAACGTTGAGAAGGATCAAGTTAAAGAAGTATATAAACAGTTGAGCAAACAGACAAAAAGAGTGCTAATTCAGGAGCAACTTTCAGGTTTAGAAATATTCGTGGGAGGACTGAAGGATCCAGTTTTTGGGCATGTTGTGCTCGTAGGAAGTGGAGGAATCTACGTCGACGTCCTGAAAAACGTGTCCTACGCACTATCCCCAGTGTATGAAGACGAGGCACAAGAATTGTTACAAGAGAGTAAGATTCATGACATGCTTCATGCAAGAAAAAGAGGTTATGATGAGGGATCACTAATAAGGACTGTAATTACTGTCTCGAGAATGATAGTAGACCTCGACATTAAAGAAATGGACATAAACCCATTATTCGTAAACGAAAGAGGGGCCTTTGCTACCGACGTTAGAATTGTACTAAGGTAA
- the pyk gene encoding pyruvate kinase: MSKEKVRDLLGMYKRKTKIIATLGPASEKLIDELLKYVDVIRINFAHGDEDQHKKYFDLVNNRAPILVDLPGPKLRIGVLEKGPITLKNGDVVTFGDKGIPIEDPIFFKLIKVGTEVLIADGVIRVEITEVNENSAKGIVKEGGLLTSRKGINIPDADIPLGITPRDLKLLKEALDLGANYIGLSFVVSEDDIRKVKEIVKGKAWVVAKIEKKAALKNLKNIVNEADAIMVARGDLGVEVGLPNLPQTQRKIINVSRKYGKPVILATQVLESMVNSPLPTRAETIDVANSVSQGVDAIMLSDETAMGKYPLEAVKTINDLIISVEKTFKPKKTKLYRNVDEAVAYSAVIASVLSSASVIITYTRTGSSAIRISRLRPVVPIITLTPSEDLTKILKICYGVYPKKVEELKSLDDIVKRAKEEAIQMGQKGFIVIVGGVYGDKGETTRFLKVEELD, encoded by the coding sequence ATGTCCAAGGAGAAAGTAAGGGATCTCTTAGGTATGTATAAAAGAAAAACAAAGATAATTGCGACTTTAGGTCCTGCTAGTGAAAAACTCATCGACGAGTTACTGAAATACGTAGACGTTATAAGGATAAACTTTGCCCATGGGGACGAGGATCAACATAAAAAATATTTTGACTTGGTGAATAATAGGGCTCCTATCCTAGTAGACCTGCCGGGACCCAAGCTGAGAATTGGTGTATTAGAGAAAGGACCTATCACATTAAAAAACGGCGATGTAGTGACATTCGGAGATAAAGGAATTCCGATAGAAGACCCCATTTTCTTTAAGCTGATAAAAGTAGGGACAGAAGTACTCATAGCTGATGGTGTAATAAGGGTAGAGATAACTGAAGTCAATGAAAACTCAGCTAAAGGCATAGTAAAAGAAGGAGGGTTATTAACTTCGAGAAAAGGGATCAATATTCCTGACGCCGATATTCCTTTAGGGATCACTCCAAGGGATCTTAAGCTTTTAAAAGAGGCATTAGATTTAGGTGCAAATTACATAGGCTTATCTTTCGTGGTAAGTGAGGACGATATCAGAAAAGTTAAGGAAATAGTAAAAGGAAAAGCGTGGGTCGTAGCTAAAATTGAGAAGAAAGCTGCTCTCAAGAACTTGAAAAATATCGTGAATGAAGCTGACGCAATAATGGTCGCCAGAGGCGATTTAGGTGTAGAAGTAGGTCTACCTAATCTTCCTCAAACACAAAGGAAAATAATTAACGTGTCAAGAAAGTACGGTAAGCCCGTAATTCTCGCCACACAAGTTCTCGAGTCAATGGTTAACTCGCCTTTACCTACAAGAGCAGAGACTATTGACGTAGCTAATTCAGTTTCACAAGGAGTTGATGCGATAATGCTAAGTGACGAGACCGCTATGGGTAAATACCCTCTAGAAGCGGTTAAGACTATAAACGATCTGATAATATCCGTCGAAAAAACTTTCAAACCTAAAAAGACTAAGCTATACAGGAACGTTGATGAGGCTGTTGCATATTCTGCAGTAATAGCCAGCGTACTTTCTTCCGCCTCAGTTATCATAACGTATACTAGGACTGGATCCTCAGCAATAAGAATATCACGATTAAGACCTGTTGTGCCTATAATAACCTTAACACCGTCTGAGGACTTAACTAAAATCCTGAAAATATGTTACGGTGTGTATCCCAAAAAAGTGGAGGAACTGAAAAGTTTAGACGACATTGTGAAGAGAGCTAAGGAAGAAGCGATTCAAATGGGTCAGAAGGGATTTATAGTTATAGTCGGAGGAGTGTACGGAGATAAAGGAGAAACTACTAGATTTTTAAAAGTAGAAGAGTTAGATTAA